From one Anaerococcus prevotii DSM 20548 genomic stretch:
- a CDS encoding BMP family lipoprotein encodes MKISKIMSVVSALTLSLALTSCGGDTANDKKDDNAKAPAETSETAENKAEENKDGEAETPTGETVKVTMVTDEGGVNDKSFNQSAYEGLNAYKDEGKSDFDYIESHSTAEYQPNLESALDSESDLILTVGYALYNDTVTAAKENPEQKYAIIDNANIDKAENLLGITFADHQNSFLVGYIAGMKSESNHVGFVGGQVSDVIDRFEYGFKAGVKQAAREKGTDIKVDVQYANSYSDQAKGKNIANQMYQEGADVVMHAAGGVGIGVIEAAKENDKWVIGVDRDQSEEAPDHMLVSTIKGVGDAVKLVIDGLNKGEFEGGTTKEFTLADGKAVDIAYAKNDLVSQEVKDKVEELRKEIVDGKIEVPQNEEEFNSMGYDK; translated from the coding sequence ATGAAAATTAGTAAAATTATGTCTGTTGTTTCTGCACTAACTTTATCACTTGCACTAACTTCTTGTGGAGGAGATACAGCAAATGATAAGAAGGATGATAATGCAAAGGCTCCTGCTGAGACAAGCGAGACAGCCGAAAATAAAGCAGAAGAAAATAAGGATGGCGAAGCTGAAACTCCTACTGGTGAAACAGTAAAAGTTACTATGGTAACTGACGAGGGTGGAGTTAACGATAAGAGCTTTAACCAATCAGCTTATGAAGGACTTAACGCTTACAAGGATGAAGGAAAATCTGACTTCGATTATATAGAATCACACTCAACAGCAGAATACCAACCAAACCTTGAATCTGCCCTAGATAGTGAATCAGATCTAATCCTAACTGTAGGTTACGCTTTATACAACGATACAGTTACTGCAGCTAAGGAAAATCCTGAACAAAAATACGCTATAATCGACAATGCAAATATCGATAAGGCAGAAAATCTATTAGGTATTACCTTTGCTGACCACCAAAACTCATTCTTAGTAGGATATATTGCAGGAATGAAATCAGAATCTAACCACGTAGGATTCGTAGGTGGACAAGTATCAGACGTAATTGACAGATTTGAATATGGTTTCAAGGCTGGTGTAAAACAAGCTGCTAGAGAAAAAGGTACTGACATCAAGGTAGATGTACAATACGCAAACAGCTACTCAGACCAAGCTAAGGGTAAAAACATCGCTAACCAAATGTATCAAGAAGGTGCAGATGTTGTAATGCACGCTGCTGGTGGAGTTGGTATCGGAGTAATCGAAGCTGCAAAAGAAAACGACAAATGGGTTATCGGAGTTGACCGTGACCAATCAGAAGAAGCACCAGATCATATGCTAGTTTCTACAATCAAGGGTGTAGGCGATGCAGTTAAACTTGTAATCGACGGACTTAACAAGGGTGAATTCGAAGGTGGTACAACAAAAGAATTTACACTTGCAGATGGAAAAGCAGTTGATATTGCTTACGCTAAAAACGACCTAGTTAGCCAAGAGGTTAAAGACAAGGTAGAAGAATTGAGAAAAGAAATCGTTGATGGCAAAATCGAAGTTCCACAAAACGAAGAAGAATTCAATTCTATGGGATATGATAAGTAA